The Argiope bruennichi chromosome X2, qqArgBrue1.1, whole genome shotgun sequence sequence CATCGCTAAAAACAGAAGACCCATGATGAAAGGAATCTGCACTGACTGTGGTTCAAAGAAAAGTCGTTTTTTACCTCTGAAGGGGTAACTGAGAGAGGTTGCCCCGAAAAGGTTTATTACGATCCCGAAACAGGGTTTTGTGGCATGGCTGAACTGAGCAGGAAAACCGGCTTAAGTCGAAGGAAAATCTCGGAGTTTTTACACCAGCAAGATGTGTACACGAAGCACAAACCCCTTGTCCGTAAGTTCAAACGGAGGAGAATTTATGTCTCGCACGTCGACGATCAATGGCAGGCCGACTTAATGATTGTCTATAAGTTCGCCAGAAGTAAGTATAACGATGGCACCAAATACTTGTTAACAGTTATTGACTGTTTCAGCAAATATGCATGGGCTATTCCGCTTAAGGATAAATCATCGAAGGAAGTAACGCAGGCGTTTAGAAAGATCTTCAAAGAAAGAATGCCTGAAAAGATTCAGACAGATAAGGGCTTAGAGTTTGTCGGTGAAACAACTCAAAAACTGTTTAAGGCAAATAATATCCATTGGTTCACAactgaaaatgttgaaataaaagcGGCAATGATCGAGAGATGGAACCTTACGCTTGGGAATAAAATTAAGCTCTACTTATCCGAAAACAACACGGAGAGGTACATAGATGTCTTGGATCAATTAGTGAAGAACTACAACAACTCCTACCACAGAAGTATAAGGATGACACCGGTTGAAGCCAGTAAAGAAGAAAACAGCGGAGAGGTGTATCGTAACCTGTTCAGAGAAAAGACCATACGCAATCCTAAATTTCAGGTAGGAGATAAAGTAAGAATATCAATATACAAGTCCACCTTCAGAAGAAGTTACCAAGCGACTTTTACGGATGAAATATTTGTCATCTCCGATGTATTGAAAACCGATCCAATCACCTATAGAGTAAAGGACTTAAACAATGAAGACGTGAAAGGCACCTTCTACGAAAACGAACTGGTAAAGTATGACAAGAAAGACGAAATGTATAGGATTGAGAAAGTAATCAGAAAGAAAGGGGACAAATATCTAGTAAAATGGTTAGGCTATCCTGAGGTCAGTTGGATCCATAAAAACgatcttctttaaatttatttttaatagctgtcaaagctattaaaaattaactttctcaGACCAGCCATCATTGCTACTTATTGGGGTCATACCTCAGCTCCTCACCACAATACTGGCAAATGTACCAGCCATCATCGTTTTGTATAACGTATTCGTGTTTACACcccattttaatctttatttaaagcaaaaaattaccTACTCCGGGGGGAACTTTCCTAGTAAGTCCAGTTTAAGGCACCGAAAATGACTCTGCAGATTTCTTCATTTTGGGTAAGCGTTTTCCTCATTTTAGGCAGCTTAAGTGGTGTCTCATAACCCCTTTTTCGGAGCAAGTGCAATAGAATGTATTCTTTGCTGATTAGGTTTTTCCGCTGTGGGAACATCTCTTCATATTTATGGATAAAAGACCAAAAGTCAAGTAGCAGCTGTTCCTCGAAAGGGAGATTGAAATGACTTATCCATTTTTTCAGATTGTTTGCTCTGCTTTTCAAGCTCTGCTGTCTCTTCATGATTAAATACAGTTGCAGATGGCTCAAAGGGGGTTTATTGGGGTTATACCTCAACTCTTCATGACATGATGTGCAAACATACCAGCCATCATCGTTCTTTCTTACATCTTTGTGCTTACAATCTTGAGATCCTCGGTCTGAGGAAGCTTTCTTGTCTAGACCTAACAGTCTAATCACTTCAAACGCGTCCTCAATTGTAACGTCttcattcatcatatttattaCAACAACCCCTTCTTCCTTTTAACCCCttcaatattttaagcatttaaagaaaCACATTTAGTACATAAACAGAAGAACATGAATATTTACGGACAAATTTACACGCTATTAGAGGATATACAAGCTCTGTATTCTCATGCAGGTGATGAAAAAATGTGTGTATTAGCTTATGTGTGCAAAACTTTGACAACAATTCTAGAAAGTCTCGGTAACGATCACCCTACAGTATCCAGTGATGTAAACAACTTTTACTTGAGTTGTGTTTAtaaaatgatggaaatatccCATAATGACATTTTAGATGAACTGCATGACTGTGTTATGGCGATAAATTTGGAAAGATAAGTTTTAATGGTGTTATaaccattaaaatattctatgtacctcttcaatattttcagcatttaaagaaatgcatttagtATACAAATAGGaacgtataaataaaataaaaagaagaaatgtcTCTGATCGACGTATGTTATGAACAGATCAAGGATAACTTTTACTATGGGTTGTTTGGTGACTTTAAGTTGGTTATTGATAAGAGCACCGGATGCTTAAATGCCACTAAGCTCTGTCAACTTGGAGGCAAAAAGTTTTATCACTGGAAACAAACTGAACGCTCgaaatgtttaatcaaatattatgaaagtaAAACCTGCCAACGTGATCCCGTGGGCAGCTTTTACGAGATCAAACTACAAAACAACGATCCTCTTAACAAGCAGATAACAGGTCAATATGTCCGACAAGAACTAATACTCGATATCGCCTCCTGGATCTCAGTTGAGTTCTACGACAAGTGCAATAGAATTATCCTCAACTACTATGTAAATGAGTATAAGACGATGGACAAAAATGAGTTTGAACTGAAGCTGAAAGACAtcgaagataaaatgaaaaatctaatgCTTGAAAACGACACGATCCAACAAAAACTCGAAACTTCAGTCGAGGATCGTGCACCCCAGCCTGCAAAAAAGGATAAGCGAGAACGATTTATTCTTATTAAGCGTAACGATGAAACCTACCCCTACTACGCAACAAGAGCTCAAGACGTCCATGCTAGAGGTGTGTTGAAACACCAACGCTCGTTGTATACAGAAGTCTCTATCCTATTAGACCTCCCCTGTCACCCAAACTCAAAAACTCTCCTTGTTAGAGTTAGGGATGAATTGAAGAAAAAGGGGGTTACATTTCAGTTGTGCAATATATCTTTAGCCGGCTCGACTATTAACGAAGAAGAGTTAATAAAAGCAATGAATACCATAAACGATGAAAAGCGGGTCCTCTAGTTGGGGACGAAAGATGCATTTTAATGGTGTAGTAACCATTAAAATGTTCCatgttataaatttgattatacctCTTCAAcgtttttagcatttaaagagAAGGATTGTAGTATATACATAAAGATAAAATGGATTTTCAAGCCAAAACCGTCCGACAGTTGCAAGACTACTGTCGAGAACATAATATTCGAGGATACTCGAAACTTAAAAAGGGGGAACTGATCGCCCTCATTCATCCAATCGATTCATACTCAACGAATCATAATGGCTTTCCCAGTTTCCACGATGACCTGTTTAGCAAGCCAAAGAAGAAGAGGGGGCTTAAAATCAGGTGTTGTGGTAAGCTATTTAAGGAAACAAGCATGAATAAGCACTTGCAGACAAAAGCTCATCAAAACTATAAGCCCATCACTAGCCAGGAGGACCAAAGAGATGATTTTGACAATATACAGAGCCTGCATCGTATGACTGTCAACCAACTACGTGATTTTTGTCGAACGCGTGGCATTACAGGCCATTCCAAGTTAGGAAGGAAGGCAGACATAATAGCATACATTGAAAGCGCATTATTCAACCGCCACTTCAAATTCGATTCCGACCTGTTCGCAGATTCGAGAGAAAGAAGAACATATATCCCCCATGAGGTTGAGACGGCATTTAAGTCTCGGTTGAAGACGTATGATATCCCAAACGAACACAATCTGTTGCTTCCCAAAgactttttgaaagatgtttcatCACTAGTCCGGGGTCTCATCACCAAACATCTGAAAAGGCTGCATGGTCTGAAGGTTAATATCCAGTTCCTCTGCGACTATCAAAAAGGGAAAGATGGCAGGATGGAAGAAATGGAGAAAAACTTCAAAACACAAAATGAAGTCATCTTAGAATCCACTGATTTGATAGATTATTACAGATCGGTTATTCAAAAGTTACTGACAGAAATGGAGGAGTTTTTTGCAAGGGGCTCAGGGTGGACGCTTGCCAGAATTAAAAGCATTGAGGTAAGGATCAATAAATATAATCCACTGAGAGGATCAACCTACATTGATTTGCCgaaagtaattaaaagtaaaaaagcagTCATTAACGTACAAAATGAGGATAATAAGTGTTTCATGTGGGCAATACTCTCAGAACTGCATCCAGCAGAAAAAGATGCCCAAAGAGTCACCAAATATAAACCATATGAGAATGAGCTAAAGTTCGAAGGCATTGAATTTCCAGTGAGGATGGAAGATAGAGTACTTAAAAGGTTCGAAAAGTTGAATAACATATCAGTGAACATATATTCATACGAAGGTAATGACATTTACCCATTGAGAATCACTAAAAATAAGGAAGACAAACACATCAATTTGCTGTACATAAAGAATAAGGAAGGAAACAGTCATTAATGTTGGATAAAGCACTTCTCCAAATTGATAAGCGGACAAGTAACTAAACACAACGGAAAGGTATTCACCTGTGAGAGATGTCTGCTGTATTATTACTCCGAAGAGGACCTCCAAGCCCATGAAACGGATTGTAGAAAGAATACACCAGTAAAGATTGTAATGTCTAAGGAGGAAGAATCTCTGCGGTTCAAAAACTACCAAAGGTCCTTACGTACCCTTTGTGATGTACGGAGACTTCGAGTGCTTGACAAACAAGATAAACACCTGCAGCCCTACAAAAGACATATCCTTCTTGCATAAGTATCAAAAGCACGAACCTATGAGCTTCACTGTCTACATCAAATATAAACACGCAGACTATAAGGTACCAATCACGTACAGAGGACCCAATGCCACAAAACTGTTCTTTGATACAGTGAAGGCTGAGGCTCTAGCGATAAAGAACATTTATGATAAGAAGCAACCCATTAAAATGACCACCGAAGATGAAGAGCACTTCCAAAGGACCCATGTTTGCCATATCTGTGACGGAGATATCAGGAAGAAACCCTCCCCGTATTCACCCAAGGATGAACCAGACTTCCGAAAAGTCAGAGATCATGACCATCTTCTCGATCCGGCGAAATGTGAATCGAACTACAGAGGACCTGCTCACAACCTTTGTAACCTAAAGTACCAAGAGCCATCGTTCATCCCGGTGTTCATCCACAATTTGTCTGGCTACGGCGCCCATCTTTTCATAAAGGAGCTCGGTGGGGAGAAAGGAGACATTGATGTCATTCCGAACAACGAAGAGAGGTACATTTCATTCAGTAAGGAGGTCGGGGCAAAGATGTTAGATGTAGGCAATGGGAAACAAGTAAAGTTGCCTGGCATAAAGTTGAGATTTGTCGACTCATTCAAGTTCATGGCCGCTAGCGTCGACAGTCTTGCGAAGAACGTTAAGGAGTTCAGGGAGACAGCCAAGTACTTTCCCAAGGACAAGCTAGACCTCGTCACCCGAAAAGGTGTCTATCCATACGATTACATGGACTCGTGGGACAAATGCGAAGAAACCAAGCTGCCCCCACAAGAAGACTTTTACAACCAATTGAATGATTCACACATAAAGGATGAGGACTACGAGCACGCTAAAAGAGTATGGAAGGCCTTCAACATTAAAACATTGGGTGAATATTCCGATTTGTATGTGAAGACTGATGTACTCATCCTTGCCGACATCATGGAACACTTTAGAGATGTCTGTCTAAAGACCTATAAGTTGGATCCTGCATGGTACTTCACCGTACCTGGACTCTCCTGGGATGCCATGCTCAAAACCACAGAGGTCGAGCTAGAGCTGTTGACAGACTATGACATGATACTCATGCTAGAAAAAGGGACCAGAGGAGGCATATCTCAGTGTTGTAACCGATATGGGAGGGCGAACAACAAGTACATGAAGGACTATGACGAGAACAAGAAGTCCAACTACCTGATGTACCTTGACGTCAACAACCTTTACGGATGGGCCATGAGTCAGTACCTACCGCATGGTGGTTTCAAGTGGAGCACTGTGTCAGATGTGACCCAAGTTGCGGATGACTCAGACACAGGATACATCGTTGATTGTGACCTACAGTACCCAACCCATCTGCACAACCTCCATTCAGACCTACCTCTAGCACCTGAGAGCAGGATGCCTGATGGCTCAAAACAGCCAAAACTACTGACGACCCTCTATGACAAAGAGCATTATGTTGTTCATTACAGGGTTCTAAAACAATATTTGCAGCTGGGGATGAAGCTCAAAAACGTGCACAAAGTGTTGGAGTTTCAGCAGTCTCCCTGGTTGAAGAGGTACATAGACCTGAACACTGAAATGAGGACCAAGGCAACCAATGACTTTGAAAAAGACTTCTTCAAACTTATGAACAACTCGGTCTTTGGCAAGACGATGGAAAATATCAGGAAGCGGCTCGATATTAGGCTAGTATGTGATCCCCAGAAAGCGGAGAAGCTAGTTGCTAAGCCCAACTTCAAGGGAAGGACCATTTTCGACGAAAGATTAGCCGCTGTGCATATGAACAAGACGAAAGTTATCTTTAATATGCCAATATACGTCGGCATGAGTATATTAGATCTATCGAAGCATCTGATGTACGACTTTCATTATAATGTTATGAAGCCTAAATACGGGGGCGATATCAAGCTATTGTACATGGACACTGACAGTTACATCTATGACATACAGACCGAGAATTTTTATAAGGATATGAAAGGAATGATTAACTGCTTTGATACGTCGGATTACccagaaaataacaaatatgaaatgcCACAGGTAAATAAAAAGGTTCTGGGGAAAATGAAGGATGAGCATGCTGGAAAAATTATGGAAGAATTCGTCGGATTAAGATCAAAAATGTATGCTTGTAAGACTGAAACAGACATGGTAAAAAAGTCAAAAGGTGTTAAGAAATGCGTAGTAAAAAATAGGATATCTTTCGAGGACTATAAAAACTGTTTGTTCTCACACCAACAACAGTACAGAACAATGAATCTCCTTAGAAGCAAGAAACACGAGATCCATTTAATACAAGTGAACAAGATAGCGCTGTCCGACAAACGACATATCTTGGACGATGGTATCCATACCTTGGCGCACGGCCACTATgcgatacaaaaataaaaatattttagttgtaaTAAATGGCTGAAGATTTAGATTGGAACGAATTTTCTAAGAAACCTCTAACAGAAGAAGTTTTGTCTGCATTGGCTGATTTTGTAAACTGGCGGTATGTCTTCCAGTACTCACCTTTAAGTGAAGCCTTCATAGAGGAGAATGCAACTGAAGAAGATTGGTCTATTATCTCCCAATTTCAGAAATTGTCGGAATTGTTCAtggaaaaacatgaaaaagatttGGATTGGAGTACCCTGTGTAGATTTCAAAAGATGTCTGAGGCGTTTATGGAGAGACATATTAACTTATTAGACTGGTCGGCTGTGTCATCTCGTCAAACTCTGAGTGAACCATTCATTAAGAAATATCTTGAAAAGTTGGATCTGGAACTCGTATCGGCTAATCAAAAACTCAGTCAAAGTATGATTAGACAATGTGCAGACCGACTTCACTGGAAAAGTATAACACGGTATCAGACCTTTGACGAAGCCTTTGCTCTAGAGTTCCAGAATAAGATAGACTGGTGTTATCTTTTCAGATACAAGCTGCATATTTTATCTGGTGATTTCTACTCgcttcatttcagaaaaatagttTGCGTATTATTAGCTGCAATATGCAATCAAGTTTCATTTTCTGACCCTATCAATGATCCATGAATATGgtttcaaaaatggtttttcaatACTTGGAAAAGTATTAAAAGATGTTTGCTAAACGATTCATCGTAGTCTCTAATGTAGGTTTTTCAAACCTTTGGTTTCTAAAAGTGGGGTTGATAAAAGACGTTTTTGAACCATACTTTTAAAAAGGGGTTTGGAATTGATGCTGGatgctatattattattttttaatagtggGTGGGATACTATGGCTAAAATAGAgccattattttctaaaagtgggtggagaaattatgtttttttccaTACCATTGATTTCTAAAGGTGGGTTCGATTTTAGTGGCTGAAATAGGGCCATTACTTTCTAAAAGTGGGTGCGGTTTTTATGGAGGGTTGAAAGCCATTGTTTTCTAAAAGTGGGTGGATATTTTATGGAGGGGCCGAGAGCCATTGTTTTTAAAAGTGGGTGGAT is a genomic window containing:
- the LOC129959646 gene encoding uncharacterized protein LOC129959646, whose translation is MAELSRKTGLSRRKISEFLHQQDVYTKHKPLVRKFKRRRIYVSHVDDQWQADLMIVYKFARSKYNDGTKYLLTVIDCFSKYAWAIPLKDKSSKEVTQAFRKIFKERMPEKIQTDKGLEFVGETTQKLFKANNIHWFTTENVEIKAAMIERWNLTLGNKIKLYLSENNTERYIDVLDQLVKNYNNSYHRSIRMTPVEASKEENSGEVYRNLFREKTIRNPKFQVGDKVRISIYKSTFRRSYQATFTDEIFVISDVLKTDPITYRVKDLNNEDVKGTFYENELVKYDKKDEMYRIEKVIRKKGDKYLVKWLGYPEVSWIHKNDLL
- the LOC129959647 gene encoding uncharacterized protein LOC129959647; this translates as MYGDFECLTNKINTCSPTKDISFLHKYQKHEPMSFTVYIKYKHADYKVPITYRGPNATKLFFDTVKAEALAIKNIYDKKQPIKMTTEDEEHFQRTHVCHICDGDIRKKPSPYSPKDEPDFRKVRDHDHLLDPAKCESNYRGPAHNLCNLKYQEPSFIPVFIHNLSGYGAHLFIKELGGEKGDIDVIPNNEERYISFSKEVGAKMLDVGNGKQVKLPGIKLRFVDSFKFMAASVDSLAKNVKEFRETAKYFPKDKLDLVTRKGVYPYDYMDSWDKCEETKLPPQEDFYNQLNDSHIKDEDYEHAKRVWKAFNIKTLGEYSDLYVKTDVLILADIMEHFRDVCLKTYKLDPAWYFTVPGLSWDAMLKTTEVELELLTDYDMILMLEKGTRGGISQCCNRYGRANNKYMKDYDENKKSNYLMYLDVNNLYGWAMSQYLPHGGFKWSTVSDVTQVADDSDTGYIVDCDLQYPTHLHNLHSDLPLAPESRMPDGSKQPKLLTTLYDKEHYVVHYRVLKQYLQLGMKLKNVHKVLEFQQSPWLKRYIDLNTEMRTKATNDFEKDFFKLMNNSVFGKTMENIRKRLDIRLVCDPQKAEKLVAKPNFKGRTIFDERLAAVHMNKTKVIFNMPIYVGMSILDLSKHLMYDFHYNVMKPKYGGDIKLLYMDTDSYIYDIQTENFYKDMKGMINCFDTSDYPENNKYEMPQVNKKVLGKMKDEHAGKIMEEFVGLRSKMYACKTETDMVKKSKGVKKCVVKNRISFEDYKNCLFSHQQQYRTMNLLRSKKHEIHLIQVNKIALSDKRHILDDGIHTLAHGHYAIQK